The window TGGCTGCCCTCGGCGGCAAACACTCCGGAACAGCCCGCGAGGCTGCCGGAAAGGGCAACGCTCGCCGCGGCGAGAAAATCACGCCGACCGAGATCGGTCGGCAGCGACGCCGTGGTTTCTCTCGACATCATCGGATCGAAGAGCTACAGTAGGTAAGTAGACTACTATGATTGCTATATAGTGGTATGTAACACATGGAGCGAGTGTCAGCACCGCGACTGGTACCCGTTTCAGGATAGTCAACGGGTACGTGTGATAATTGTCGACACAGGTGTCGAGAAAATGTGGGTCGCCCAGGAGGCAGAACGGTACACTCACGGATTGCACGACGATAGCGCCCTTCAGAGCGACAAACGACCGCATACAGAGCAAAGAGTGTCCTCAGAGGGCGACGCTACCGAGGGATGTGACGAGACGAAGACGCGAACTCAGAGTCAGCTCCGTTCGAGAAGAAGATGTTGGCTCGAGAGGAACGATATCGGCTCGAGAGGGAAGATGTTGGCTCGAGAGGAACGATATCGGCTCGAGAAGATTGGTGTCGGCTCGCGTCCTACTCGCTATCCGACCGGGAGAGTGTCAGCCGTTATCCGAACTTGCCGGTGATGTAGTCCTCGACGCGGTCGCTCTCGGGGTTCTCGAAGATCTTGTCCGTGTCGTCGAACTCCACGAGGTGGCCGCCGGTCAGGAAGACGGCGGTCTTGTCCGAGATTCGGGCGGCCTGCTGCATGTTGTGAGTAACGATCACGACCGTGTACTCCTCGGCGAGTTCCTCGACGAGGTCTTCGATCTTGGAGGTCGCGACCGGGTCGAGTGCCGAGGCCGGTTCGTCCATCAGAATGACTTCCGGATCCGGCGCGATCGCCCGAGCGATGCAGAGACGCTGCTGTTGGCCCCCCGATAGGTCTAGGCCGCTCGAGTCGAGTTGGTCCTCGACTTCCTCGAGCAGCGCCGCCCGCTCGAGGGCGGTGTGTACCTGTTCATCGACGTCGTCTTCCATGCCCTGAACGCGGAGGCCGTAGGCGACGTTGTCGTAGATGCTCTTCGGGAAGGGGTTGGGCTTCTGGAAGACCATGCCGATCTTCCGCCGCAGGGCGACGGGGTCGACGTCCTCGTCGTAGACGTTCTTCCCGCGGAAGAACAGGTCGCCCTCGACGCGGGCGATATCGATGAGGTCGTTCATCCGGTTGATCGAGCGCAGGAACGTAGACTTTCCACACCCGGAGGGGCCGATCAGTGCCGTCACGCCCTTCTCGGGAATGTCCATATTGATGCCGTGAAGCGCTTGGTCGTCCCCGTAGTAGACGTCGAGATCTCGCGCCTCGATGACGGCGTTGTCGACGCGCGGCGAGCCGAGCGGCTTGTCCGTGTTCGGCATTTCCACGCCGCCGCTTCCCGCCCCCATCGTCGAAGACTGCCCTGTGGTTTCGGCGGTGGATTCCTCGCTACTCGCGTGAGCGCCGGCCGCCTCAGCGGTCGCGCCGAGAACGTTCCCCTGTCCGGACGTGACCGACGCGAGTGCCGATTTCAGTCCGCCGAGTCGATCGTTCCGTTCGTCGCTCATTGTCGGCATCGAATGCCGGACGCCGTAAATAGGATACTATGTCTCCTATATAGGTCTATAGTGTGTTACTGTCCCCGTCCGCTTGCTGGCGATTGGCGGAGACAGTGACTAGTATCGCACCCGTTCGTTCATGTTTACCGCCGTTCACGATCCCTCCGTGGCGATTCGGTCGACGGCAGGGTTCGTCGGCTCGAGCCAGAAGGCGGTTGGGACGGCAACAACGGTTCCACTACCGGAGCGTGTCGCTTTCTATATACTGGTCCGCGAGTCAACAGGTATATTTCGGTCGGTCGTCGTATCGTCCGCTGGACCGCCTCAATACCCGATCCGTCCACCCCGAATGCGACACGGAGTCTCTATAGATTGTACTACGCTTATGGTCGTGGGACTCTGACAGCCAGGTTATGGAGACGCGCAAGGTACAGGTCACGGGCGGGTCGACCTACACCGTCTCGCTGCCGAAGGATTGGGCGACCGACAACGGCGTTAGTTCCGGAACGACCGTCGAGTTTTACCCCGAAGACGATTCGCTACTGCTGACGCCCCAGAGCGAAAGCGAACGCCAGGAGGGGACCCTCGACGTGTCCGATCTCGAGGGAGAGCGACTCACCCGGGCCGTGATGACGATGTACGTCAGCGGCTTCGATATCATCCGCCTCGAGGCGGGCCGGATCACGACCGACCAGCGCCGGGCGATCCGGGACGCAACCCAGAGCCTGGTCGGCGTCGAAGTGCTCGAGGAGACCAACGACAGCGTCGTTATCCAAGATCTGCTCGATTCGTCGGAGTTGTCGATCGTCAACGCCGTCTCCCGGATGCGCCTGATCGCAACCTCGATGCTCGCCGACGCGGTCACCGCCCTCGTCGAGAACGACGACGACATCGCCCTGGACGTCATCGAGCGCGACGACGACGTCGACCGGCTGTGGCTCGTCGTCTCCCGTATCTTCCGGGCAACGCTGCGCTCGCCCCGCGCCGCCGAGGAACTCGGCGTCCCCCGCGAGGACTGTTTCGACTTTCACTCCAGTGCCCGCCAACTCGAGCGCGTCGCGGACCACGCCGCCAAGATCAGCAACCTCGCGCTCAAACTCGACGAGATTCCCGAAGACGTCGCCGAGGCGCTGACGGCGCTGCACAACGACGCCTCGGACGTTCTCGAGAAGTCGATGGACGCACTGTTTGCCGACGACAGCAGCGAGGCGAACGAACTCGGCCACGCGGCCCGGCAGGCCGTCCTCGAGATCGACGAACACACGCGCCGAATCGACGATATGCTTCGGGACCTCGCACCCGTGCAGGCTCAGTCGCTCGGGCTGATCGTCGACTCGCTCTCTCGCAGCGCCGACTACGGCGGCAACATCGCCGAGACGGCACTGCAGAAAGCGGCCCCGCGCCCCTGATTCGAAAATCGCTCGGTTGAGTAGGACCTCGAGCGACGATGAGATAATCCGATTTATCGACTCTCTCGAGAACCGCCGTCGCGTCCGCTATCGAGTCGAGAACTGATCCGTCGCGAAGCGAGCGGATCGGAGAAGTGAGTGGTCGTTACTCGTCGAGGAGCACGGCGTTGACCTGACCGGTCTGACCGGGACGGGAGGTCACGCGGGCGCGGCCCTCGGAGGTTTCGATGACGGCGCCTTTCGTGATGATGTTCCGTCGGACGTAGTTGGGGTTGGCCTCGTTCTCGACGACGTCCTCGATTTCGGCGGAAACCGTCTCGCCGCCCTTGTTGACGCTGGCGACGTCGGTCGCGAGCGCACGGGTCTTCGTGCCGTTGCCGTGGACGTCGATGGTTCGGAAGCGGGGTTCGCCGACCTGCGTTTCGGTCGGCAGGCGCCCGAGTTCGTCCTTGCGGCGCTTGCGAACGTTCTTCAGTCGACCGCCGGTGCGCTTGCGCGTAGAGCGTCCCTGGTCTTGCATACGCGGGAAAAGTCTCGGCGAATACTTGAATGCACGCTTTCCGCTCGAGCGGGGCGACTCGAGTAGCGGATGTCGAGAGACGACGTCGGAACTGAGGCCGACGCTCACTCGTCGGCGACTAAACAGTAGGCGTGGCCGGGCGTCTCGAGCACGGTCTCTTCGTCATCGTCGTAATAGTTCGAGAAGGCGCCCCGCTCGGCGTAGTAGATCCGGCCGTCGCGGGGAATCGCGCCGCCGGTGACGTGCCCCCGGTTTTCGACGCGCCATCGGCGCTCGCCGGTTTCGCGGTCGAGTGCGTAGAGGTGGGTGTCGTAGGAGCCGACGAGGATCGTCTCGGCGGTAGCCGTAATTGAGCCGATGACGCGACCGTTGACGTCCGCCGACCACAGCTCCTCCCCGGTGTCGGTATCGAGCGCGTAGACGTGGTGGTCGTCGCTGCCGACGTAGACGATCCCCTGCTCGGGATCGATCGCCGGGTTCGACATGATCACGCGGCCGGTCTCGAAGGACCACTCCTCGCTGCCGTCCTCGAGGTCGAGCCGGTAGAAGCGGCCGTCCCACGAGCCGGCGAAAGCCGCGCCGTCGTAGACCGGAATCGTCCCCTTGATCTGGGCGCCGAGGTGGAACCGACCGTCGGCCACCGGATCGCCGTCCGGGCCGTCCTCGCCGCCGGCCTGAAACGTCCAGGCGCGCTCGAGCGAGGGGAACTCCCAGGCGTAAACGACGCCGTCGTTCGAGCCCGACACGAGGCGGCCGGCGTCGCAGTCGATCGCCGGTGAGGGGTGGGGCATCCCCCAGATATCGTCGTCGTGCCAGGTCGGCCGACCGGTTTCGGCGTCGACCTCCCAGAGCGCGCCGCTGTTCGGGTTGCTGTACTCCGCCATGATGTACAGCGTCCCGTCGATGTAGGCGGGACTCGAGCCGATGGCGATCGAACCGTCGAAATCGCGGGGATTGGTCTGCCAGATCAGCTCCCCTGCGTCGATGTCGACGGCGTAGAGCGCGCCGTCGTAGCCGCCGATGTAGGCGGTGTCGCCGACGATCGCCGGCGTGCCGTGGAAGCCGAGACTCGTTCCGGCGTCCGTCTCGAGCATCCACCGGCGCTCGCCGTCGGGAGTCACGGCGTGGATTCGGCCGGTATCGCTGGCGATCAGGATCGTCTCGCCGTCGGGAGTCGGCCGCGGCGTGGACTTGGCCGCGGTGTGGCCGATCCGGTTGACCGGGAACTCCCAGTTGACGCTGACCGCGTCCGGCACCGTCTCTTCGGGGTAGTAACCGTACCGGCGCAAGCCGCGGCGAAACATCGAGATATCGTCGTCGACGGGACGGGGAACGGTCGGATCGCCGTCGTCGGCCGTCGCTCCCGCGCAGTCGGGGGTCGACCGGCCGTAGGCCGCACTACACCCGGCGAATCCGGCGATGCTGCCGGCGCCGACGGTCGCGAGCAGTTGTCGTCGCGTCGGTCGGTCCCCGGTAGCGCCGCACTCGCTAGAGTCTTCGTCGGTTTCGACCCCGATCCCGTCGCCGTCTCCGTCCATCGTGTCGAGGCGACGAACCGTTCCCCTATAGTGGTTCGGATCCCGCGGCTCACTTCTCGAGTCGACCGAGCCGCCAGAAAACCGTCCGGTAGGTCGTTTGAAGTCGTTACGTCACTCCTGCTGGGCGTCGACGACCGCCACGCCCGCCAGATTGACGATGTCCTTGACCTCGTCGCCGCGCTGGAGGACGTGGACCGGCTTGTCCATCCCGACCAGCATCGGGCCGATGGCGTCGGCACCGCCCAGCCGCTGGAGCAACTTGTAGCCGATGTTGCCCGACTCGAGGTTCGGGAAGACCAGCACGTTCGCGGGCTCCTCGAGTTCGGAGAAGCCGTAGGTGCCCTCGAGGATGTCCTCGACGACGGCGGTGTCGGCCTGCATCTCGCCGTCGACGGGGAAATCGGCCTCGGGATCGTCCTGGAGCATGCTCGCGGCGCGGCGAGGCTTGCGAGTGGCCTCGTTGTTGACGCTGCCGAAGTTCGAGTACGACAGCAGGGCCGCGCGCGGTTCGATGTTGAACCGGCGGGCGAGCTCGCCCGTCTGCTTGGTGACTTCCGCGAGCACCTCCTCGTCGGGGTTCTGGTTGACCGTCGCGTCGGCGACGAAGATCACGCGGTTCTTGAACGTCAGCATGTAGACCCCGGCGGCGTAGTCGACGTCCTCGGCGGTGCCGATGACCTGCAGCGGCGGACGCAGGGCGGAGGGGTAGTGGTGCGAGAGGCCGGTCAGGAGGGCGTCCGCGTCGCCCTGTTCGACCATCACGCTGCCGAAGTAGTTCGAGTCGCTCTCGATGAGTTCGCCGGCCTCGGTGCGGGTGATCCCCTTGCGCTGGCGGAGTTCGTGGAGCCGATCCGCGTACGCCTCGTAGTCGCCGACGGAGGGATCGGCGACCTGGGGCTCGAAGTCCAACCCGAGGTTCGCGGCCGTCGAGCGGATCTCGCTCTCGTCGCCGATGAGGATCGGCGCCGCGATGCCCTGCTCCTGGATCTGGTAGGCCGCGCGGATCATCTTCTCGTTTTCGCCCTCCGCGAGTGCGACCGTCTTGGGGTCGCTCTTGGCCTTGTTGAGGACGACGCGCATCATCTCCCGGGACTTGCCGAGGCGCGCCTCGAGTTCCTCCTCGTAGGCCTCGAGGTCGATCTCTGCGCGGGCGGCGCCGGACTCCATCGCGGCCTCGGCGATCGAGGGCGCGACGCGGAAGAGGACGCGCGGGTCGACGGGCTTGGGAATGATGTAGTCGGGGCCGTACTGCAGGGGTTCGTCGCCGTAGGCCTTGACGACGGCGTCGGGGACGTCCTCGCGGGCGAGTTCGGCCAGCGCCTCGGCGCAGGCGACTTTCATCTCCTCGTTGATCTCGGTGGCGCGGACGTCCAGCGCGCCGCGGAAGATGAACGGGAAGCCGAGGACGTTGTTGACCTGGTTCGGATAGTCCGAGCGCCCGGTGGCCATGATGACCGTGTCGTCGCGGGCGTCCTTGGCCTCCTCGTAGCCGATCTCCGGATCGGGGTTGGCCATCGCGAAGATGATCGGGTTGTCCGCCATCGAGCGGACCATGTCCTGCGAGACGATGCCGCCGACCGAGAGACCGACGAACACGTCGGCACCCTCCATCGCATCCGCGAGGTCTCCCTCGGGGAGATCGCGGGCGAACTGCCGCTTGTACTCGTTGAGGTCGCCGCGCTCGGCGCGCTCGGTCGTAATAATCCCCGAGGAGTCACACATCGTGATGTTCTCCTTCTCGACGCCCAGCGAAACGTAGAAGCGGGCGGAGGCGATCGCGCTCGCGCCGGCGCCGGAGAAGACGACCTCGAGGTCCTCGAGGTCCTTCCCGGCGATGTCGGCCGCGTTGATGAGCGCGGCGCCGGAGATAATCGCGGTGCCGTGCTGGTCGTCGTGGAAGATCGGGATGTCCGTCTCCTCGCGCAGGCGCTCCTCGATCGTGAAGCACTCGGGGGCCTTGATGTCCTCGAGATTGATCCCGCCGAAGGTCGGCTCCATCATCTTGACGGCCTCGACGAACTTGTGGGGGTCGGCCTCGTCGAGTTCGATGTCGAAGACGTCGATGTCGGCGAAGCGCTTGAACAGCACTCCTTTTCCTTCCATGACGGGTTTGGAGGCCTGCGCGCCGATGTCTCCGAGGCCGAGCACGGCCGAGCCGTTCGAGACGACGCCGACGAGGTTGCCCTTCGCCGTGTACGTGTAGGCGTCGCTCTCGTTCTCGTCGATCTCGAGGCAGGGTGCGGCCACGCCGGGCGAGTACGCCAGCGAGAGGTCCCGCTGGGTGTTCGTCGGCTTGGTCGTCGAAATCTCGATTTTACCGGGCGGATCCGTGCGGTGATACTCGAGTGAGTCCTCGTCTAGTCCCATATACCGTGACAGCGACGGCCACCATTAAAAATAATGTGGAGGAAGGGTTCGACAGATGTCGATACATTCGGGCGACCGACGGCCGATTCCCGGAGTCGACCGTTTTATACGCGCCGCGCCAGTGACGTGGGATATGGACGTCGCGCTTGGTGGGACGTTCGACCCCGTTCACGACGGCCACCGCCGGCTGTTCGACCGGGCGTTCGAACTCGGAGACGTGACCGTCGGGCTGACGAGCGACGACCTCGCGCCGAAGACGCGACACGTCGAGCGACACGTCAGACCGTACGCGGAACGAGAGGCGGCGCTCGAAGACGAACTCGAGGCCTTCGCCGCGGAGTACGACCGCGAGTTCGAGATTCGTCCCCTCGAGAATCCGACCGGAATCGCGACCGAACCGCAGTTCGACTACCTCGTCGTCTCGCCGGAGACCCGCGACGGCGGCGAACGGATCAACGAACTCCGTCGGGAACGGGGCCACGAGCCGCTCGAGGTCGTCGTCGTCCCCCACGTCGAAGCCGAGGACGGAGACGTCATCTCGAGCACCCGGATCGTGAAGGGGGAGATCGACGAGCACGGAAACGTGCTCGAGGACGCAGACGACGAGAGTGACAGTGACGGCATTCGAGCGGGTGATCCAGACGCCGAAGAAGGCACAGACAACACCTGACCGCCGACGGCTTCCGAATCAGTTCCTTTTTACGCGACGGCGGGGAATTCCAGCACATGAGCTTCGAGGAAGACGATCGCGTCGTTCTGCACGACGAGCACAGCGAGTTCGACGGCGAGACCGGTACCGTCACCCAGACGATGGAATCGATGTTCGGCGACGTCACCTACACCGTCAGCTTCGAGGACGGACAGGAGACCGGCATCCCCGAGGACGCCCTCGAGGCGGCCGAGGAGGACGCCGACGACGAAGACGAGGAATAACGACCGCCGAGACGCGACCGGCTCCGACCGTCCGCCTCGCGTCGTCGGTAGCGGACCGCATTGACGCTCACAGTTCCCGAATCGTAGATGCCACAGATACCGCTTCACTACGTCGACTTACGGACGTTCTGCTACGCCACTGAGGACGAAAAGCGCGTCGAGGAGGCGCTGCGAACCTTCCTTCCCGACCGCGAGGACGACGACGAGCCGTTCCCGATCGAGCGCGCCGAGAGCGAGGGCCACTACGGCGACCGCATCCTCGTCCTCTCGGCCCGCGTGGAGAACGCCGACGACATCCGCCACGTCCTCTCGCGGCTCGCCGACCTCGAGTCGTTCGACGACCTAATGGACGAACTCGACGAGCGGGTGACCGAGAACACCGAACTCTTCCTGCGACTGGACAAGCAGGCCGCCTTCGCGGGCGACGTGCGACTCGGCGACGGCATCACCTTCCGCGGGAAGGTCGAGGCCTACCCCGCCAAGAAGGAGAAAGCCGTCGCGAACGCCGAGGAGGTCCTCGAGCGACTGCGCGAACAGACCCACGACTAGACCGGGTCGCCGTCGACTGTTTTCGGATACTGTCCGTCCGGTGCCGCTGCGAGCCACACACCGCACCTTCCGGTGTCGAAGCTCTTTTGACTGGCCAGTCAGTAAGTCAGATGGACTCGAGCCGAATGAGCGAGGAGACGATCGACGGCATCATGGACGCGACGTACCGGGCGCTCTGCGAGCACGGGTACGCGGAGTTGACGATGCAGGATATCGCCGCGAAATCGACCAAGAGCAAGGGGACGCTTCACTACCACTTCGACGGCAAGCAGGAGTTGCTCGAGGCTTTCCTCGAGCACCTGCTCGAGCGGTTCGAGGAGCGAACCGAAACGGTCCCCGGCGAGACGCCCGCCGAGCGACTCCACGCGTTCGTCGACGAACTGCTGTCGTCCGCGGACGACGACTCGGCGACGGCGTTCCGGACGGCGATGCTGGAGATCAAGGCCCAGTCGCCGTACGACGAGGCCTATCAGGAGCGACTCGCGGCGTTCGATCAGCGGCTCCGCGATCGGATCGCCGGCTTCGTCGCGGACGGCGTGGCAGCCGGCGAGTTTCGCGATGACGTCGACCCCGAAGCGACGGGCGAGTTTCTCGTCACCGTTTTCCACGGCGCCCAGACGCGGGCGGCGGCGGTCGATCGGTCGCCGGAGCGGACGAAGGAGTACGTGCACGCGTACATCGACGAAGCGCTCTGTGCAGACGACGGCGGTAGCGGTGGCGCCAACGGCGACGATACGGACGACTCAGCCGCGATCGGCGAACCGGAGGGATCACGATGAGTCTCCTCGGGCGCCTGCTCGCATGGGTCCGGGCGCAGGTCGAACGCGTTTCCGGGCTGTTCAAGGGACCCGACGAGGTCGATCTGACCTCCGGCGGAATCGCCAAGCCACTCTTCTTCCTCTCGCTGCCGATCGTCGTCACGAACCTGCTACAGACCGCCTACAACCTCATCGACACCTTCTGGCTCGGCCAGTACAGCACGACCGCGCTGGCGGCGATCAGCTTCGCGTTTCCGATGGTCTTCCTGCTCATCTCGGTCGGGATGGGGCTGTCGGTCGCCGGGAGCGTCCTCGTCGCCCAGCACATCGGCGCCGGCGAAGAGGCAGAGGCGGAGTACGCCGCGTCCCAGACCGTCGTGCTGTCGATCGTCGGCGCGACGCTCATCGGGCTCGTCGGCTACGGGCTCGTCGACGACCTGCTCGCACTGCTCGGCGCGTCCGAGGCCGTCCTACCGCCCGCGACCGCGTACATGCAGGTCATCTCGCTCGGGATGGCCTTCATGTTCGGCTTCTTCGTCTTCATCGCGCTCATGCGCGGGTACGGGGACACCGTCACGCCGATGCTCGTGATGTTCGGCTCGGTGGTGCTCAACGTCGTCCTCGACCCGTTCCTGATCTTCGGCTGGGGGGTGTTCCCCGAACTCGGCATTCAAGGTGCGGCCGTCGCGACCGTCTTCTCGAGGGCGCTCGCGCTCGTCGTGGGGCTGGCGATCATGTTCCGCGGCCGGCGGGGGGTTCAGATCCGGCTCGAGCAGATGTGGCCGGATCTCTCGTTCGCGAAAAAGCTCGTCGGAATCGGCTTCCCGGCGTCGATCGAGGGAATGGGCCGCGCACTGTCGATCAATCTGCTGCTGGTGATCGTCGCGCTCTTCCCGGATACGGTCGTCGCTGCCTACGGCGTCGGGACGCGCGTGTTCTCGGTCATCTTCCTCCCGGCCGTCGCGGTCGCCCGCGGCGTCGAGACCATGACCGGGCAGAACATCGGCGCGGGCGAACCGGACCGCGCGAAGGCGGCAGCCGATTTCGCCGCCCGAACGATGTTCCTCATCCTCGGCGCGCTCGGCGTCGTCGCGTGGGTCGCCGCGGATCCGATCATCGCCGCGTTCACCGACAACGCCGAGGTCGTCGACATCGGCGTCACCTTCCTCCGATACGTCGCGCCGACGTTCGGGTTCATCGGGATCATGCGCTCCTATAACGGGAGCTTCCGCGGCGCCGGCAAGACCCTCACCGCGGCGGGAATCGTCATCGTCATCTACGCGCTGATCCGGCTCCCCGTCGCTGCCGGCCTCGCGCAGACGGGGCTCGGATCCCGCGGCATCTGGATCGCCTTCGCCGTCTCGAACGTCCTCGGCGCCGGACTCGCCTACGCCTGGTACCGCCGCGGCACCTGGCGCGACGCCGACGTCAGAGGCTCCGCACCCGGCCCGGGGCCGGGCCTGCAGGTCGGCGACGACCGCGACCTCGAGGCCGACGCGGACGCGGAGGTCGGTGCCGATGACTAACTCGAAGGGGAACGCGGCGACGACTGCCAGCCCCGCACCACTAAAGTATCTCTGCCGCGACAGCACCGAGCACCGGACCATAATGGAGAGCGACAGCTCGAAGCAAAGGCGTCGGGGGATCGAGACGGACGACCAGCGGCGCCGTTCCGCTCTGCGGGTTCGCGACGCGAGGTGGTAACCGATGGTCGAAGCCGTCTCGATCGACATCCTGAGCCTCCTGCTGGTGCTCACCGTCGCGTGGATCTTCGGCGCGGTCGCCGAGCGGCTCGGTTACCCGACGATGATGGGCGAACTGTTCGCCGGCATCGTCTTCGGCCCGCCGCTGCTGGGACTGCTCCACGGCTCGGCGCTGTTGAGTAATCTCGCGGATCTGGGCGTGTTCCTCCTGATGGTCTTCGTCGGGATGGAGGTCGACCTGCGCGAGCTGTTCCGGCTCGGCCCCCAGTCGCTGCTGATCGCCTTCGGCGCGTTCGTCATCCCGTTCGGGCTGGGCTACGTCGCGGGCGTCTGGCTCGGCGTCTCTACGGGCGCAGCGCTGTTTTTGGGCCTCGCGATGGCCGCCACCTCGCTGGCCACGAAGTCGCGCATCCTCGCCGACCTCGATTTGCTCGACACGCGGATCGCGAACGTGCTCCTCGGCGGCGCGCTGGCTTCCGACGTGGGCGTCCTTGTCGCCTTCGCGGGCGTCGACAGCTACGTGACGGCGGGGGAACTCGACCCGACCGAGATCGCACTGATCCTCGGACAAACGCTCGCTTTCTTCGTGATCACTCTCGTCATCGGCTACCGGTTCCTGCCGGTCGCGTGGCACTTCATCGAGCGCCAGCGCGAACGGTACGGGTTCGTCGACCGGACGACCGCGTTCACCTTCGCCCTGCTGGTCTCGCTGCTGTTCGCGCAACTCGCCACGCTCGCGGACCTGCACATGATCATCGGCGGCTTCATGGCGGGGATGTTCCTCCGACAGGCCGACGTCGAGCCCGATCTCTACGAGCACATGCACACCGTCATGTACGACCTCGCGATGGGGTTGTTCGCGCC is drawn from Halopiger aswanensis and contains these coding sequences:
- a CDS encoding cation:proton antiporter, with translation MVEAVSIDILSLLLVLTVAWIFGAVAERLGYPTMMGELFAGIVFGPPLLGLLHGSALLSNLADLGVFLLMVFVGMEVDLRELFRLGPQSLLIAFGAFVIPFGLGYVAGVWLGVSTGAALFLGLAMAATSLATKSRILADLDLLDTRIANVLLGGALASDVGVLVAFAGVDSYVTAGELDPTEIALILGQTLAFFVITLVIGYRFLPVAWHFIERQRERYGFVDRTTAFTFALLVSLLFAQLATLADLHMIIGGFMAGMFLRQADVEPDLYEHMHTVMYDLAMGLFAPIFFVTVGFEIGFGVFVDSFGILALLVAIAFLGKIVGSWLFALPTSLTSREGLVVGFGMNGRGTVEIIIATVALEAGVIDQSMFSILVFIAIFTTALVPVTVTWGVRLLERADELVYVDASATAHD